One window of the Conexibacter sp. SYSU D00693 genome contains the following:
- a CDS encoding branched-chain amino acid ABC transporter substrate-binding protein: protein MAAWGCLAAALSFGVAACGDDDEGGSASSGSGDSGSTSLTVYSSLPLQGDSRPQSQSVVNGIKLALEESGGKVGNFTIKYTSLDDATASAGKWEAGQVSTNARKAAQDKSTIAYIGEFNSGASAISIPVLNQAGILQVSPSNTAAGLTRKEGAAPGEPDKYYPSGKRTFGRVVPADHIQAAAQVTFQKDEGCKKTYVFNDKEVYGKGLADQVEQIAGQQGLEIAANEGIDTKAANFRSLAQKVKSSGANCMFFGGITQNKGVQLFKDVHAQNPSVKLFGPDGVAESPFTSKLGAEVEKMTYITNPTLDPKLYPTTGQEFFKAYEEKYGAAPEPYAIYGYEAMKVVLLAIEKAGDKGNDKQAVIDAFFQTKDRDSVLGKYSIDENGDTTLSDYGADVVKDGKLVFDKVLKAQT from the coding sequence GTGGCAGCCTGGGGCTGCCTCGCTGCTGCGCTCTCGTTCGGGGTCGCCGCTTGCGGCGACGATGACGAGGGCGGCTCCGCCAGCTCTGGCAGCGGAGACTCCGGCAGCACGTCGCTGACCGTCTACTCGAGCCTGCCGCTCCAGGGCGACAGCCGCCCGCAGTCGCAGTCGGTCGTCAACGGCATCAAGCTGGCGCTCGAGGAGAGCGGCGGCAAGGTCGGGAACTTCACCATCAAGTACACCTCGCTGGACGACGCGACCGCGTCCGCCGGCAAGTGGGAGGCCGGCCAGGTCTCCACCAACGCCCGCAAGGCCGCCCAGGACAAGTCGACCATCGCCTACATCGGCGAGTTCAACTCGGGCGCCTCGGCCATCTCCATCCCGGTCCTCAACCAGGCCGGCATCCTGCAGGTCTCGCCGTCGAACACCGCGGCCGGCCTGACCCGCAAGGAGGGCGCCGCCCCCGGCGAGCCCGACAAGTACTACCCCTCGGGCAAGCGCACCTTCGGGCGCGTCGTCCCGGCGGACCACATCCAGGCCGCCGCCCAGGTGACCTTCCAGAAGGACGAGGGCTGCAAGAAGACCTACGTCTTCAACGACAAGGAGGTCTACGGCAAGGGCCTGGCCGACCAGGTCGAGCAGATCGCCGGGCAGCAGGGCCTCGAGATCGCGGCCAACGAGGGCATCGACACGAAGGCCGCGAACTTCCGCTCGCTGGCCCAGAAGGTCAAGTCCTCCGGCGCGAACTGCATGTTCTTCGGCGGCATCACCCAGAACAAGGGCGTCCAGCTGTTCAAGGACGTCCACGCCCAGAACCCGAGCGTGAAGCTCTTCGGGCCGGACGGCGTCGCTGAGTCGCCCTTCACCTCGAAGCTGGGTGCCGAGGTCGAGAAGATGACCTACATCACCAACCCGACCCTCGACCCGAAGCTCTACCCGACCACCGGGCAGGAGTTCTTCAAGGCCTACGAGGAGAAGTACGGGGCGGCTCCGGAGCCGTACGCCATCTACGGCTACGAGGCGATGAAGGTCGTCCTCCTGGCCATCGAGAAGGCGGGCGACAAGGGCAACGACAAGCAGGCCGTCATCGACGCGTTCTTCCAGACCAAGGACCGCGACTCGGTGCTCGGCAAGTACTCGATCGACGAGAACGGCGACACCACGCTGAGCGACTACGGCGCAGACGTGGTCAAGGACGGCAAGCTCGTCTTCGACAAGGTCCTCAAGGCCCAGACCTGA
- a CDS encoding ABC transporter ATP-binding protein, which produces MSATPAAGTNGTRKVLEVEDIHTFYGAIQALKGVSLEVREGEIVTLIGSNGAGKSTTLRSISGIVPPKLGRIRFDGQDVTGTPGHQIAAMGIAHSPEGRRIFPRMTVLENLEMGAFTRRDTKEIRQDVERVYELFPRLKERERQKGGTMSGGEQQMLAMGRALMARPKLLLLDEPSLGLAPVIVDKIYEIIREINAQGVTILLVEQNANYALDVSARGYVLETGTVALSDASSALRSDERVKAAYLGH; this is translated from the coding sequence ATGAGCGCGACCCCGGCAGCCGGCACCAACGGCACGCGGAAGGTCCTCGAGGTCGAGGACATCCACACGTTCTACGGGGCGATCCAGGCGCTCAAGGGCGTCTCGCTCGAGGTCCGCGAGGGCGAGATCGTCACGCTCATCGGCTCCAACGGCGCGGGCAAGTCCACGACGCTGCGCTCGATCTCGGGCATCGTGCCGCCGAAGCTCGGGCGCATCCGCTTCGACGGGCAGGACGTCACCGGGACGCCCGGCCACCAGATCGCGGCGATGGGCATCGCCCACTCGCCCGAGGGCCGGCGGATCTTCCCGCGCATGACCGTCCTCGAGAACCTGGAGATGGGCGCGTTCACCCGGCGCGACACCAAGGAGATCCGCCAGGACGTCGAGCGCGTCTACGAGCTGTTCCCGCGGCTCAAGGAGCGCGAGCGCCAGAAGGGCGGGACCATGTCGGGCGGCGAGCAGCAGATGCTCGCGATGGGCCGCGCGCTCATGGCCCGGCCCAAGCTCCTGCTCCTCGACGAGCCGTCGCTGGGCCTCGCGCCCGTGATCGTCGACAAGATCTACGAGATCATCCGCGAGATCAACGCCCAGGGCGTGACGATCCTCCTCGTGGAGCAGAACGCGAACTACGCGCTCGACGTCTCCGCCCGCGGCTACGTGCTGGAGACCGGCACCGTGGCCCTGTCCGACGCCTCCTCGGCCCTGCGCTCCGACGAGCGCGTCAAGGCCGCCTACCTGGGCCACTGA
- a CDS encoding branched-chain amino acid ABC transporter permease, which produces MEAASLPETGPASRTPGRSAGDFVLDNILWVILGGALVFFLATDFTQTLVDIKTGLSNGTIWALIALGYTLVYGIIELINFAHGEVFMIGSFVAVSVWQTFEVSAASSLLVIVGSMAVGLGAAMLVSGSLNVMIERVAYRPLRGAPKLAPLITAIGMSFILQNVGLLWRGTPDSTPDLIRSQKEVFTLLDVTIVRSDIFAVAVTVPLLVALLWFVGSTRYGKAMRATAQDPDAARLMGIDVDRTIGLTFLLGGLLAGAAGMIYALYNGTIQFNQGFTAGLIAFTAAVMGGIGNLKGAVAGGLIIGVIQALGDTHAGGRWTPVIVFGVLILIMVFRPQGLFGEETREG; this is translated from the coding sequence ATGGAAGCTGCATCCCTGCCAGAGACCGGACCGGCGAGCAGGACGCCGGGGCGGTCCGCGGGCGACTTCGTCCTGGACAACATCCTCTGGGTGATCCTCGGCGGCGCGCTCGTCTTCTTCCTGGCCACCGACTTCACCCAGACGCTCGTCGACATCAAGACGGGCCTGTCCAACGGCACGATCTGGGCGCTCATCGCGCTCGGGTACACCCTCGTCTACGGCATCATCGAGCTGATCAACTTCGCCCACGGCGAGGTGTTCATGATCGGCTCGTTCGTCGCCGTCTCGGTCTGGCAGACGTTCGAGGTCAGCGCCGCCAGCAGCCTGCTGGTGATCGTCGGCTCGATGGCCGTCGGCCTCGGCGCCGCGATGCTCGTGAGCGGGTCGCTCAACGTGATGATCGAGCGGGTGGCCTACCGGCCGCTGCGCGGGGCGCCGAAGCTCGCGCCGCTCATCACGGCGATCGGCATGAGCTTCATCCTGCAGAACGTCGGCCTGCTCTGGCGCGGCACGCCCGACTCGACGCCCGACCTGATCCGCTCCCAGAAGGAGGTCTTCACCCTCCTGGACGTCACGATCGTGCGCTCGGACATCTTCGCCGTCGCGGTCACGGTGCCGCTGCTGGTCGCGCTGCTGTGGTTCGTGGGCAGCACGCGCTACGGCAAGGCCATGCGCGCCACCGCGCAGGACCCGGACGCCGCGCGGCTCATGGGCATCGACGTCGACCGGACGATCGGCCTGACCTTCCTGCTCGGCGGCCTGCTGGCCGGCGCCGCGGGGATGATCTACGCCCTCTACAACGGCACGATCCAGTTCAACCAGGGCTTCACCGCCGGCCTCATCGCCTTCACCGCCGCCGTCATGGGCGGCATCGGCAACCTCAAGGGCGCGGTGGCGGGCGGCCTGATCATCGGGGTGATCCAGGCGCTGGGCGACACGCACGCCGGCGGCCGCTGGACGCCGGTGATCGTCTTCGGCGTCCTGATCCTCATCATGGTCTTCCGGCCTCAGGGCCTGTTCGGCGAGGAGACGCGAGAGGGATGA
- a CDS encoding branched-chain amino acid ABC transporter permease produces the protein MTAVLGNVGSTLRTVRSAVPDWVWALVFLALAIAYPAMVSSDLLDASINSLAYIIMALGLNIVVGFAGLLDLGYVAFFAIGAYVMGWLGSLHFAEVNGGEGIHVLTNKVAENLPGIHLNFVIILIAAAAFTALWGALLGAPTLRLRGDYLAIVTLAFGEIVPRIFENFEGISNGRQGITPVDKISFLPGQTPLAYPLELEPVYYVALVMVLLVLFVNRRLRDSRLGRAWIAVREDEVAASAMGINLVRTKLWAYAIGAALGGFSGAFLATYKNTVNVDQFEFGFSVFILCMVIIGGMGNIWGVVIGAVALSMVDRFLLKELNGIPESIGLDFDVTSVNFGIFGFFLVIMMVLRPEGFLPSGRRRLELHEEAVADDVASAVAAEEVIEVRPKA, from the coding sequence ATGACCGCGGTCCTCGGCAACGTCGGGAGCACCCTGCGCACGGTCCGGTCGGCGGTGCCCGACTGGGTCTGGGCGCTGGTGTTCCTGGCCCTCGCCATCGCGTACCCCGCGATGGTCAGCTCCGACCTGCTGGACGCCAGCATCAACTCGCTGGCGTACATCATCATGGCCCTGGGCCTGAACATCGTGGTGGGCTTCGCCGGCCTGCTCGACCTCGGCTACGTGGCGTTCTTCGCCATCGGCGCCTACGTCATGGGCTGGCTGGGCTCGCTGCACTTCGCGGAGGTCAACGGCGGCGAGGGCATCCACGTCCTCACCAACAAGGTCGCCGAGAACCTCCCGGGCATCCACCTCAACTTCGTGATCATCCTGATCGCGGCCGCGGCGTTCACCGCGCTGTGGGGTGCGCTGCTCGGTGCGCCGACGCTGCGCCTGCGCGGCGACTACCTGGCGATCGTGACGCTCGCCTTCGGCGAGATCGTCCCGCGCATCTTCGAGAACTTCGAGGGCATCTCGAACGGCCGCCAGGGCATCACCCCGGTGGACAAGATCTCGTTCCTGCCGGGCCAGACGCCGCTGGCGTACCCGCTCGAGCTCGAGCCCGTCTACTACGTCGCGCTCGTGATGGTGCTGCTGGTGCTGTTCGTCAACCGGCGGCTGCGCGACTCGCGGCTGGGCCGCGCGTGGATCGCGGTGCGCGAGGACGAGGTCGCGGCCTCGGCCATGGGCATCAACCTCGTGCGCACGAAGCTGTGGGCCTACGCCATCGGCGCGGCGCTCGGCGGCTTCTCGGGCGCGTTCCTGGCGACCTACAAGAACACGGTCAACGTCGACCAGTTCGAGTTCGGGTTCTCCGTCTTCATCCTCTGCATGGTCATCATCGGCGGGATGGGCAACATCTGGGGCGTCGTGATCGGCGCCGTCGCCCTGTCGATGGTCGACCGCTTCCTGCTCAAGGAGCTCAACGGGATCCCGGAGTCGATCGGCCTGGACTTCGACGTCACGTCGGTGAACTTCGGGATCTTCGGGTTCTTCCTGGTGATCATGATGGTGCTGCGGCCCGAGGGCTTCCTGCCCTCCGGCAGACGAAGGCTCGAGCTGCACGAGGAGGCGGTCGCCGACGACGTGGCGTCCGCCGTGGCGGCCGAGGAGGTCATCGAGGTGCGTCCGAAGGCATGA
- a CDS encoding ABC transporter ATP-binding protein has protein sequence MSVQESTTATAPVLQATNVSKVFGGLVAVNDVDFAVPAGGIVSLIGPNGAGKTTFFNCMTGLYKPTTGRVVFEGKDLTGKRPDQITDAGIARTFQNIKLFRTMTAIENVQVGMHPRLRSRITGMVLRTPFVRREEREAKDKARQLLDFVGLKRHGELAMNLPYGDQRRLEIARALASDPRLLLLDEPTAGMNPQESEELRALMEKLRGEQGVSVLLIEHDMKVVMNVSDHITVLDHGEKIAEGSPKEVREDPRVIEAYLGSQA, from the coding sequence ATGAGCGTCCAGGAGAGCACCACGGCGACCGCCCCGGTCCTGCAGGCCACGAACGTGTCGAAGGTCTTCGGCGGCCTCGTGGCGGTCAACGACGTCGACTTCGCCGTCCCGGCGGGCGGGATCGTCTCGCTCATCGGGCCCAACGGCGCGGGCAAGACGACGTTCTTCAACTGCATGACGGGGCTCTACAAGCCCACGACCGGCCGCGTCGTCTTCGAGGGCAAGGACCTCACGGGCAAGCGGCCCGACCAGATCACCGACGCGGGCATCGCCCGCACGTTCCAGAACATCAAGCTGTTCCGGACGATGACGGCGATCGAGAACGTGCAGGTGGGGATGCACCCGCGCCTGCGCTCGCGCATCACCGGCATGGTGCTGCGCACGCCGTTCGTGCGCCGCGAGGAGCGCGAGGCCAAGGACAAGGCCCGGCAGCTGCTGGACTTCGTCGGCCTCAAGCGCCACGGCGAGCTGGCGATGAACCTGCCCTACGGCGACCAGCGGCGGCTCGAGATCGCGCGCGCCCTCGCGTCGGACCCCCGGCTGCTCCTGCTCGACGAGCCGACGGCCGGCATGAACCCGCAGGAGTCCGAGGAGCTCCGCGCGCTGATGGAGAAGCTCCGCGGCGAGCAGGGGGTCTCGGTCCTGCTGATCGAGCACGACATGAAGGTGGTCATGAACGTCTCGGACCACATCACCGTGCTCGACCACGGCGAGAAGATCGCCGAGGGCTCGCCCAAGGAGGTCCGGGAGGACCCGCGGGTCATCGAGGCCTACCTCGGGAGCCAGGCATGA